One window of the bacterium genome contains the following:
- a CDS encoding DsrE family protein codes for MAELLVLCTCGLDDPNRASLAFLTAKAAKENKDTVTIFLANDAAIFAKQGIAQQETIQGVGLAAFSDAFEICQILKIPILVCKPCAEARGIKEEDLVEGAKFSGVYDLAKLAVRMNTVSF; via the coding sequence ATGGCAGAACTTTTAGTTTTGTGTACCTGTGGATTAGATGATCCCAATCGGGCATCCCTGGCTTTCTTAACCGCCAAGGCGGCAAAAGAGAATAAAGATACGGTAACTATCTTTCTGGCTAATGATGCGGCTATTTTCGCTAAACAAGGGATTGCTCAACAAGAGACTATTCAAGGTGTGGGCTTGGCGGCGTTTAGCGATGCCTTTGAGATTTGCCAGATTCTCAAGATACCTATTCTGGTTTGTAAGCCTTGCGCGGAAGCTAGAGGAATTAAAGAAGAAGACCTGGTAGAAGGGGCAAAGTTCTCCGGGGTCTATGACCTGGCAAAATTAGCTGTCCGAATGAATACAGTGTCTTTCTGA
- a CDS encoding N-6 DNA methylase — protein MVRQSNNLEQWVKCTPRHIINFIVAAVDPKKDETICDPACRTAGFLISAYKHILKQYEIPLNPPFDKGGK, from the coding sequence ATGGTTAGGCAAAGTAACAATCTTGAACAGTGGGTTAAGTGCACTCCGCGCCACATTATTAATTTTATTGTGGCGGCAGTTGACCCGAAGAAAGACGAAACGATTTGTGATCCTGCTTGCAGAACGGCTGGATTTTTGATTTCCGCTTATAAACATATTCTCAAACAATATGAAATCCCCCTTAATCCCCCTTTTGATAAAGGGGGAAAGTAG
- a CDS encoding NAD(P)/FAD-dependent oxidoreductase, giving the protein MKKIVILGAGTGGVMSAHHLRKKLSPQEWEITVIDKNSLHYYQPGLLFLPFKFRGYKELPDISRPIRTLLPKGVDFVNSEITEIAHQNKQVKTKAGDFQYDWLVSSLGCRIIPEQIDGMMDGYEKNVFDFYTPKGAIKIQRALERFEKGKLVFNIAEYPIKCPVAPIEFVFLADYYFHKRGIRHKVEIELVTPLAGAFTKPIASSVFSEIAKKKEIKITPDFNLGEVDFVNKKIKSYTKQEVDYDLLVAIPPTEGAEVIENSGLGNGAGYIRTDKQTLKAIGHDNIYSIGDGTDLPTSKAGSVAHFESEVMTENLLSEIEGKEPTAKFDGHSNCFIESGFNKALLIDFNYKVEPVPGKFPFPVIGPFSLLKETRINHQGKLGFRWAYWNQLLTCKLPGDPILTNRCSPRGKKVSMLKEGKSLFGV; this is encoded by the coding sequence ATGAAGAAGATAGTTATCTTAGGTGCAGGAACAGGAGGAGTGATGTCTGCTCATCATCTCCGCAAGAAATTAAGTCCACAGGAATGGGAAATTACAGTTATAGACAAGAATTCGTTGCATTATTATCAGCCGGGTCTTTTGTTTCTTCCATTCAAGTTTCGTGGATACAAGGAACTACCGGATATCTCCAGACCGATAAGGACACTACTTCCAAAAGGTGTAGATTTTGTTAATTCAGAGATAACAGAGATAGCTCACCAAAACAAACAAGTCAAGACTAAAGCAGGTGACTTTCAATATGATTGGCTGGTTAGCTCACTGGGTTGCAGGATTATCCCTGAACAGATAGATGGGATGATGGATGGGTATGAGAAAAATGTATTTGATTTCTACACCCCTAAAGGTGCTATAAAAATTCAACGGGCACTGGAACGATTTGAAAAAGGTAAATTGGTCTTCAATATCGCTGAGTATCCTATTAAATGTCCGGTAGCACCGATAGAATTTGTTTTTCTCGCTGATTATTATTTTCATAAAAGGGGTATTCGTCATAAGGTAGAGATAGAGCTTGTTACCCCTCTTGCAGGGGCATTCACAAAACCAATAGCCAGTAGTGTTTTTAGTGAAATAGCTAAAAAGAAGGAAATTAAGATAACCCCGGACTTTAACCTTGGTGAGGTTGATTTTGTGAATAAAAAAATCAAATCTTATACTAAACAGGAAGTGGATTATGACCTTTTGGTGGCTATTCCACCTACTGAGGGTGCCGAGGTAATTGAGAACTCCGGGTTAGGTAATGGTGCAGGATATATTCGGACCGATAAGCAGACCCTGAAGGCTATTGGCCACGACAATATCTATTCTATTGGTGACGGCACGGACCTGCCTACATCAAAAGCCGGCTCTGTGGCTCATTTTGAATCTGAGGTAATGACTGAGAATCTTTTAAGTGAAATAGAGGGTAAAGAGCCAACGGCAAAATTTGATGGACATTCCAATTGCTTTATTGAATCCGGGTTTAACAAGGCATTGCTTATTGATTTTAATTACAAGGTAGAACCGGTGCCGGGTAAATTTCCATTCCCTGTGATTGGACCATTTTCTCTGCTAAAAGAAACCAGGATAAATCATCAGGGTAAACTTGGCTTCAGATGGGCATACTGGAATCAACTTCTTACCTGTAAGTTGCCGGGGGACCCTATCCTCACCAATCGTTGCAGTCCCAGAGGCAAAAAGGTATCTATGCTCAAAGAGGGTAAATCCTTATTCGGAGTTTAA